The DNA segment TTGAAGTTAATTGCTTATCGTTGATTGTGCTTGTTCATCTTCTGTAGGTAACTGTTTACTGTTTGTGCAGAATCTAAGGAAAAGCAACCCTGGGATGTCATTTACCGATGTTGGAAGAGCCCTTGGAGAAAAGTGGAAGAAGATGACAGGTATGTTTCAAATCATGTCCGTTAGATTGTGATTATCCAGCTTCACAttttaaatgaatgaaaaagaaaggaaatcacATGCCAAAGAATGATTGATGGCTGGTTATAAGCAAGTCACATGCTCCATTTCTCCACATGAAAGTGCTGTCTGCTCTCATTCTTGCACCAATTTTCTGGTCCCACCAAATAACATATTGTGCACAAGCATTGGTCTGACTTTGAGCCCTTCAATAGTTGAAATCAGCAGAAACCTTCAAAAGTATGGTATTTTAAACTACATTGATGCATGTTCCTTAGGGATAACAATGGAAAAAATCAAAGAGTTCTCAGAAATACAAGAAAATTATTTAtgtttaaaggaaaaagatgagTTTTTGAGCCTGAAAAacgtaaaaaagaaaaaaaaagcaattaaTCTCCAAAATTCTTTGGCTGTATTCAGCTGAAGAGAAGGAGAGGTATGAGACCATGGCGAGAGCTGATCAAAAGCGCTACAAGGATGAAATGGCTGGTTATAAGAATGTTCCCGTCAATGTTGACTCCGGTAATGAACCAGACAGTGAGTAATGCCTGTCCATTATGAAGATAGGATTTGTTGCATCGTTTACAAGCTTTCCTCATACTGATGATATTTGAGTTCAGCCAATAAGTTAAGTGTTCTTCGACTCCCCTcccctcctttctctctttctccctcttatatatatgaatgtaatAGTGGTCAAAAGGAAAACCGTTTTTGCTGAGAGCTGTTTGGTGAGTTAAAAATTATGGAGTCACTGTTGTAATGTTGCAGTATGTATTAACCAGTGAGAGTGCAAAGCGAATATTGGCTTTTCATTCTATGATCACTTTCCTGGCAAGAGCATTTTTGTACTGAGGAACTAGAAGCAACAGGAACATTAACGCTTTTGTTGTAGAATTCATTTCATATGCGGGATAAAATAAAACTCATATATCCTGAAAAGCGTTTATGGTATTTCAGCTAGAAGAGATTTTGATCTGCATTTTTTGATGTGAGTGGACTGCGTGTTTTGGGCTTCTGCTCTCTTTTgcccaaggaaaaaaaaagtttcaggTATTTCAAATTGATTCAAGAAGCGAAGCAGAAGTTTATGCCCTTTTGTCTGGTGTAATTCTTGAGATGTGGAGAACCTAAAAAGATGATTTCTGCATACAAAATTTTCACCAGGTTTTCACATTGGAAACTTCTCTCTCAGTAAATGTGTCTCATAAACATCCTCATCTCCTATACCAGCTTGTGAACTCTCGTCACTGTatctgaagaaaaataaataatagatTGGTACCAATATATTCGGGACGGACGCCCAGGTTGCATTCACAATGCTGAATTAATGGTTTGGATGGTCAAagaaaatttgacattttttagcTTGCTAATAAAAAAATCCAGAAATATGATAGTGAATAGATTTTTCATGAACTTTGCAGAGTTCGAAAAGAAGGGCCTGAAGATATTGTCGCATTTTACTTGTGTTCAGAAATCACATTTCTAGGAATTCTCCGGTTTCTTAAGAAATCAAGTTTCTTCTGCTGTTAATTGATGAGAAGCAATAGAGGCTTCTGTGCAGGGAGCTAGGTGGCACGGGTAGTCGTAGGCGTTCTTTAATTTGGAGGATGGAGGCACACCCACGAAGGTTGTGGAGCCTCTGATATGAACGGTTTTTCCTCGTGATCTGTAAATTTTACCTACAATGCTTCTTCTACGgcattgtctttttcttttcacagtACTTGCGTTTTTTTCGTAGTTATCAAATGCTCCTATGTTGAATGGAAAGCTTGCTTTTCCGGAAGCATCCCAAGGACGTTAAAATCAGCACGCTTTTCTTAAATAGGACAATCTTTGTCTGAAATTCATTTCACTTTTGGAGATTGCTTGTTCCTATCGGAATGGGAAACTTGCCACTTTCTCAATCCCAAGATTTCTTTTTTCGTTGTTGTATCTTCAAAAGTGACTATCTTTTCTGCTTCTGCCTCAATGTATAGCCCACATGATATTCTAGTTCTACGACTATAAACTTATCCCCGTGTTAAGCGTATTCCcactttttgttcttttttttcgtttaatatttaattcaatTTCATTCTTTCATTTCAACGAATATTCCATTATTGCTTATATAGTTGGCTTGTGAGTAAATGCAAATCTGCACTTTTAGTATTTTTAACACGTAGTTCTTGACATCTGTTCGCCGTATTGCTTCTCGTATCTATTTCTATCTTCGAAATAGGGAGCATGAACATGTATCATTAGAAGCtcgtcaaaattttgattcttgttGGTTATATTTAGTTTGGTAGCATCTCGACATGGTGTTGTGAATTAATTTTGATTCTTCTTTCGTTGGACCTTGTGAATTGCATGAAAGCTGGTACTTTTTACGGCTTCAACGGCCAATGGAGTTTGAGAAGAAAATTAGAATTAATCGGATGTCCATTCTAGTCAGTTAAATTTGGAGAAAACAGAATCTGATTAATAATTGGTCTCCGatgtgggttttttttttcagccaaatttgataaaatatgGTTCTAAAGGATTATTGAATTTGGTTACcatgtaaaaatattttcttctgaAAAACAATTTTAACATTCAAACTGATATAATTTCAGAGTTCAACCGACACCAACACTGCTTCTCCTCAACTTGCCGAACATATAGACCCAATTGAATTCATATACTGTTTCGAAGGTCTGTCAAAATACAAGTACTCGAGGGAGAACGGTGGAAAcgatgtgaaaaggaaaaaaaaaaacatgaaagatggTCCAGATTCAAACCAGTGGATGCACTGCGAGGCTTCTGAGAGACTTTTCTTATACACAGGAAACTTTTGTTGTACGCGAGGAACCCCAAGAGTTTTCTGCTGGCGAGCGACTAAAGAGTAAAGAGCGAAAATGCAACACCGAGGGCAGCAAGTCAACATCCAAAAGTAGTTCATCATTAAAATACTTCATGCTTAGCAAAGATCAAGCTTGAGGCTTCCAATAAAAGAGGATCTCCAAATGATCTTCCTTGTAAatagatccaaaacaaattgAAAGAATGAGGCAGATGGATTTGCCTTAATATGTGATGATCTTTGAAATTACTTTCTTATACCGCTTAAATACGTGAGCTAGAAATCCCCCAGTTCCATGTTActgttttcaacatttttcagtTCCTTGTAGTTCATGCTAACTTTAATTGCTCAAGTTGTTGGTTGGAGGCTTGCGCCATCGAGAACCATCTATTCTCGGAAATTTGATCATGCCTGACTTATTCCACGATGCCGGCAGGTCCATTTTCATCCAAGACAAGGTCACCTTGGATCATAATTATCGGAAAtcacatttccttttttcagtcCTCGCTTTAAATCACTTGAATTACATCAATGATTActaatattatatttttcaaacactTGCTTTAACTTCCGATGAACATATTCAGGTTTCTTAGTCAAAAACTTATTGAGAAGCTTGGAGCTGAGATGCCAAAAGAAATGTGCCTTTGTGCATGccctttttaaatatataaattacaGTTAGCAGCTAGGATTCACATACTACGGCAAGTTGTTTAACTCCCTGCTGAGAATAAGAGCACAGGCGACTGAGGAATGAAGCCGGACAATCTATTTACTTAGTGCGCCGTTGATTAAGTGCAATATTTAGGAACATTTTTGCTCAagtatcctttttcttttccagtaaCTAGCAGGATAGAAAACATTCTCCACATTTGAAAGAGTCCATGTATTGGTTGATTCAGCTAAACAGTTAACAGCTAAGGAGAAATTATACAATCTCTACATAACGTCGCCTGCCCACAGAAGAAACCTAACTTCACTGTAACATAAGTTAATTGGTAAtcggaagaaaaagaaacatgggATTGCAAAGCAACATCTGGCCCACCACAAACATATCAATGGAAGAGGACTTAAAAGGATTCAAAAATATGGAAGAACTAGCCGATACCGTATAACCCTGAACCTAAACATGGTCAAGAGCACTCAAGGTGGAACCAGAATAGCTTGTGGACAGTACTGAAATTAAAAAAGTAGCAGCAAAAATCATGAGAGAAAACTGGATAAAACAGAAACTAACAATTTGAATATAACGAGTCAGAAGTACCATCCAATTTGTCTTGCAACCAGTCTTGCGCACACATCAAAGCCTGCAGCGTTTGTAGATCTAGAGAACTGCGATATGTATCCAGCATTTTACTTCCAGTATTGAATGTTGAGTCCAGTGCCACTGTTGAAACTGGAATCCCCAGAATATCACGGGCCATCCTAGACAAAATAGGAAACCTGGGCGTGTTAACTTTCCACCAATTTAAAATGTCAAACTCCACGTTACGTGGGAATACAGCTTCTTCTAGATATTGGTCCAAATCTGTTTTTGAGCGCTGGTTTTGAGTGGTTTCAGAAAGGTATTCATCAAATCCTCTCAACATATCTTTTGGATCGTTTGAGATGTTCATTGACAAGGTGACATTTGAATCACTTCCACCTCCCACCCGCCTGTTGTAATCTTGGGAAGGCAGAGTTGAATTGCAACCGGTTGCATATTCATTATAAAGACCGATGATTCCATCAAAAGTAGCCTTAATATGGTCAGCAGCATTCACACCATAGATTTGTGGATAGTAATACTCTACCAGCTTCATCTTGAACCGCGGATCTAAGACGACAGCAACTGCCAATATTAAGCTGCAAGTCTTCCAGTATGCGTCAaaattttctctcatcttcaagGCCACAGACCGAACAAACGCATCTCCACTTCTACACCATTCATTCAGCTGAAACTTGATGCCACAAATCGAAGGGAAGTAAAGGTTCGAGGTTGGAGATTTTGTTGGTGAAAAAACATTAGACATTTCAACAAAGGGCTTCAGGATATTGGTGAGATGACTTGCCATTTCCCACTCTCTAGGAGCTGGTGCCAATATGTAGCCAGGATCAAGCTTTTGCAAACGTACCAATGCTTCCTTATATTCTAATGCATCCTCGATCATGAGATAAGTGGAGCTCCACTGACTTGGAATATCAAGGCATAAGCTCGTTTGGCTATGGATTCGAGATTGATGAACAGCCTCATTAAACTTTTGTTCCCTTGCCTGTGAACTCTTGATATACTTGACAGTCTCCCGAATCTTATGAATCACCTCTTGTGCTGCTTCCAGACTATCATGGACAACGACATTGACAGCGTGGGCAGCACATCGCATGTGAAATGGCTGGCTCTCACTCACCAGCATCCTCTTCTGGAAGAGGGACTCCCTGATTCTGGCAACAAGATTTTCACTCGTAAATGAACTGTCTAATGTCATCGCAAACACCTTATGATAAACGTTCCACTCCATCAGGCATGACTCAAGAATTTCAAAGAGTGCTTCGTCAGTGTGAGGTGATCCTATCATCACAAAATTTAGAATCTTCCTGTGCAACAGCCACTCATCATCAATGTAATGTGCTATCAAACACAGATACGCAACATTTTCGCAAGAAGTCCACAGTTCAGTAGTGAGGCTGACTCTACCAGAAAGATTTGTCAAGGTTCCTTTAagtttctcattctctttctcatatATCGCCAGGCAGTCGGCCTTAACGGTTTCGAGCGACACCATGCTGAACGCTGGCTGAAGATTGTTGACAAACGTTCTGAACCCAATGTGCTCCACGATAGAGAACGGGTAACCATGCAGGATGATCATGTTTGCAAGATCAAGGCGACTCCTTTCGGGGCTGAACTTGAAGTTGCTAACAGTGACAGtcctctcctttcttttcctgcCTACTGAAAGTATCTGCGGAGTCCCATCGGGATTGGGTCTTCTGGGGCACCTCTCTAGATGCTTTTTCAAATGTGATGTACCACTGCTAGTTCCTCCCACAAACTCCCTCTTGCAAAGCTTGCACAAGGCCATGTCTTTCCCATTCTTCTTGATTCTTTCGAAGTCATTCCACACTGCAGACCTCAACCTGCTCGGCCTCTTCCGAGATATG comes from the Nymphaea colorata isolate Beijing-Zhang1983 chromosome 14, ASM883128v2, whole genome shotgun sequence genome and includes:
- the LOC116267753 gene encoding zinc finger BED domain-containing protein RICESLEEPER 2-like, which codes for MSIIPTTPTRSPSEENDSDMVQMSKSISRKRPSRLRSAVWNDFERIKKNGKDMALCKLCKREFVGGTSSGTSHLKKHLERCPRRPNPDGTPQILSVGRKRKERTVTVSNFKFSPERSRLDLANMIILHGYPFSIVEHIGFRTFVNNLQPAFSMVSLETVKADCLAIYEKENEKLKGTLTNLSGRVSLTTELWTSCENVAYLCLIAHYIDDEWLLHRKILNFVMIGSPHTDEALFEILESCLMEWNVYHKVFAMTLDSSFTSENLVARIRESLFQKRMLVSESQPFHMRCAAHAVNVVVHDSLEAAQEVIHKIRETVKYIKSSQAREQKFNEAVHQSRIHSQTSLCLDIPSQWSSTYLMIEDALEYKEALVRLQKLDPGYILAPAPREWEMASHLTNILKPFVEMSNVFSPTKSPTSNLYFPSICGIKFQLNEWCRSGDAFVRSVALKMRENFDAYWKTCSLILAVAVVLDPRFKMKLVEYYYPQIYGVNAADHIKATFDGIIGLYNEYATGCNSTLPSQDYNRRVGGGSDSNVTLSMNISNDPKDMLRGFDEYLSETTQNQRSKTDLDQYLEEAVFPRNVEFDILNWWKVNTPRFPILSRMARDILGIPVSTVALDSTFNTGSKMLDTYRSSLDLQTLQALMCAQDWLQDKLDGTSDSLYSNC